In Woeseia oceani, one DNA window encodes the following:
- a CDS encoding helix-turn-helix transcriptional regulator, which produces MEQGKFCPSLESALRMAAAFNTTVNEIFALDEADTG; this is translated from the coding sequence ATTGAACAGGGAAAGTTTTGCCCGTCACTGGAAAGTGCACTGCGGATGGCGGCAGCGTTCAACACCACCGTCAATGAGATCTTTGCGCTGGATGAAGCGGATACCGGCTGA
- a CDS encoding NfeD family protein yields MAWWAWMILGAVLFGAEMLAVDAQFYLVFIGLSAALVGVLALLGLTAPEWLQWLIFAGLALGSMFTFRRKLYEKIRGNVPGFKEGIAGEYIVIDTDLAVGAQGRTQFRGTDWTVVNSGGTTIAAGSRVPVTRNEGLTLYVSADPSPTP; encoded by the coding sequence ATGGCATGGTGGGCGTGGATGATTCTGGGTGCCGTTTTGTTCGGCGCAGAAATGCTTGCGGTCGACGCGCAGTTTTACCTGGTTTTCATAGGGCTGTCAGCGGCACTGGTTGGTGTGTTGGCGCTATTGGGGCTGACTGCGCCAGAGTGGCTGCAATGGTTGATTTTCGCGGGTCTTGCGCTTGGCTCGATGTTCACTTTTCGGCGCAAGCTGTATGAAAAAATTCGCGGCAATGTGCCAGGCTTCAAAGAAGGAATCGCGGGCGAGTACATCGTCATCGATACTGATCTGGCTGTTGGTGCACAAGGCCGAACACAGTTCAGAGGTACTGACTGGACCGTTGTGAACAGCGGTGGAACAACCATCGCTGCCGGTTCTCGCGTTCCGGTCACGCGTAACGAAGGGCTGACCCTGTATGTCAGCGCTGATCCCAGTCCGACCCCATAA
- a CDS encoding SPFH domain-containing protein codes for MNSLYVSLAIAALVIFVIAKTAVVVPQQNAFVVERFGKFSRILKAGFHILVPFMERIAYKHTLKEQAVDIAEQVCITRDNVQVGVDGVLYMQVLDPGRASYGIGDYMFAISQLAQTTLRSEIGKIELDRTFEERGTINSNVVDELDKASDPWGVKVMRYEIKNINPPQDVLGAMEKQMRAEREKRAVILNSEGDRDAKINKAEGEKQRVIKESEAAKQQQINEAEGEAAAILAVATATADGLRQVAAALVDDGGHEAMQLRVAQQYIDEFGNLAKSGNTLVVPANLADISSMIALATNIAKDVPRKSPSGA; via the coding sequence ATGAACTCACTCTATGTATCACTGGCTATCGCCGCTCTCGTTATTTTTGTCATCGCAAAGACGGCGGTGGTCGTGCCGCAACAGAACGCTTTTGTCGTGGAGCGGTTCGGCAAATTCAGCCGCATACTAAAAGCCGGCTTTCATATCCTGGTGCCGTTCATGGAGCGCATCGCCTATAAGCACACGCTTAAAGAACAGGCAGTCGATATCGCCGAACAAGTCTGCATTACACGCGACAACGTGCAAGTCGGTGTCGATGGGGTGCTTTACATGCAGGTGCTGGATCCGGGGCGGGCGTCTTACGGTATTGGCGACTACATGTTCGCTATCTCGCAACTGGCCCAAACAACCTTGCGTAGTGAAATCGGCAAGATCGAGCTCGACAGGACATTCGAAGAGCGCGGTACCATCAACTCAAACGTGGTCGACGAACTGGACAAGGCGTCGGACCCATGGGGCGTGAAGGTCATGCGCTACGAGATCAAGAACATCAATCCACCGCAGGATGTTTTAGGCGCGATGGAAAAGCAGATGCGAGCGGAGCGCGAAAAGCGCGCCGTGATTCTCAATTCCGAAGGTGATCGTGACGCGAAGATCAACAAGGCAGAAGGCGAGAAGCAACGCGTTATCAAGGAGTCCGAGGCCGCCAAGCAACAGCAAATCAACGAAGCGGAAGGTGAAGCCGCCGCCATTCTGGCGGTCGCCACAGCAACGGCGGATGGTCTGCGACAGGTCGCTGCCGCGCTGGTCGATGATGGCGGTCACGAAGCCATGCAGCTACGCGTAGCGCAGCAGTACATTGACGAGTTCGGCAATCTCGCGAAGTCCGGCAATACCCTGGTCGTGCCGGCGAATCTGGCGGATATTTCGTCAATGATCGCGCTGGCGACCAACATCGCCAAAGACGTGCCACGCAAATCGCCTTCGGGCGCCTAG
- the cspE gene encoding transcription antiterminator/RNA stability regulator CspE has protein sequence MSTVTGTVKWFNEAKGFGFIEQENGPDVFAHFRSIVGDGFKTLAEGQKVEFTVTQGQKGPQAENIVPL, from the coding sequence ATGTCTACCGTTACCGGTACCGTTAAATGGTTCAACGAAGCCAAAGGCTTTGGATTCATCGAGCAAGAAAATGGCCCGGATGTGTTCGCACACTTCCGTTCCATCGTTGGCGATGGCTTCAAGACCCTGGCTGAAGGCCAGAAGGTTGAGTTCACGGTTACGCAGGGCCAGAAAGGTCCGCAGGCTGAGAACATCGTTCCGCTTTAA
- a CDS encoding YaiI/YqxD family protein — protein sequence MKIWVDADACPVVIKEILFRAADRTGTPLTLVANHALRTPSSKYINTLQVPSGFDVADNEIVRRLQPGDLVITADIPLASEAIDMGAEALNPRGEMYSAENIRGRLNMRDFLDTMRASGVDTGGPPTLSQSDRKAFAGHLDRWLQASKGAS from the coding sequence ATGAAAATCTGGGTAGATGCGGATGCCTGTCCTGTCGTGATTAAGGAAATCCTGTTTCGCGCGGCGGATCGCACGGGCACGCCACTGACACTGGTCGCGAATCATGCGCTACGAACACCGAGCTCGAAATACATTAATACGTTGCAGGTTCCGTCCGGCTTCGATGTGGCAGACAACGAGATCGTCCGGCGGTTGCAACCCGGTGATCTGGTGATAACGGCGGATATCCCGCTGGCATCGGAAGCGATCGACATGGGCGCAGAGGCGCTGAATCCGCGCGGTGAGATGTACAGCGCGGAGAACATTCGCGGGCGTTTGAATATGCGCGACTTCCTCGACACGATGCGTGCAAGCGGCGTCGATACGGGCGGTCCACCGACTCTGAGCCAAAGTGATCGCAAGGCATTTGCCGGGCACCTCGACCGTTGGTTGCAGGCTTCGAAAGGCGCGTCCTGA
- a CDS encoding OsmC family protein, translating to MKRHAKAEWRGDLKSGKGNISTDSGVLANARYSFGTRFEEGKGTNPEELIAAAHAGCYSMALSMILGKAGFTATQINTSAAVSLEQVDGGFSITAVHLVVKAVVPGADDAAFQKAAADAKTGCPVSKVLNAGITLEASLGS from the coding sequence ATGAAAAGGCACGCGAAGGCAGAGTGGCGGGGCGACCTGAAGTCGGGGAAGGGCAATATCAGCACCGACAGCGGCGTGCTTGCCAATGCCCGGTACTCGTTTGGTACCCGCTTTGAAGAGGGCAAGGGGACCAACCCGGAAGAGCTGATAGCAGCGGCGCATGCCGGCTGCTATTCCATGGCGTTGTCGATGATCCTCGGCAAGGCGGGTTTTACGGCGACGCAAATCAACACCTCAGCAGCGGTAAGCCTGGAGCAGGTGGACGGTGGCTTCAGTATTACGGCCGTGCACCTGGTCGTGAAAGCGGTTGTGCCCGGCGCCGACGATGCGGCCTTCCAGAAGGCGGCCGCTGATGCCAAAACCGGCTGCCCGGTTTCGAAAGTGCTCAACGCCGGGATAACCCTGGAGGCCAGCCTGGGTAGCTGA
- a CDS encoding metal-dependent hydrolase family protein: protein MKKQIAIGLSLALLWIASACASAPTTFVTDAPFKPNSGNILLRCGALIDGINEHARPQQDVLIQDGVITATGTRLTAPAGTKVLDLADHTCLPGLIDMHTHVVESQQDTNDLYIYLTRNETETLDLARPLARKTLLAGFTSVRNVGVYYGWTSRSLRDEINRGVTVGPRMDVAGFYLTIPGGGGDLLLPDLAESDIPAHLRLGVARGADQFRQKAREAIEGGADVIKVIASGAVLAYGGVPGAPEMTPEELRAVVEVANKAGVPVTAHAHGAQSIKDAILAGVTTIEHASLIDDEGIRLAIEHNVGLSMDVFNGDWIATEGRRMQWPEEFLRKNDETTLIQRQNFRKAHAAGAPIVFGSDSGVYPHGMNPRQFSYMVEWGMSPMEAIKAATSIAASYLKNGARVGAIERGRLGDVIAVAGDPLRDISVLQHVDTVVMGGLVFKAPATD from the coding sequence ATGAAAAAGCAGATCGCTATTGGCTTGTCCCTCGCACTACTGTGGATTGCCAGCGCGTGCGCATCCGCCCCGACGACGTTCGTTACTGACGCGCCCTTTAAACCGAACAGCGGCAACATCCTGTTGCGTTGCGGCGCGCTCATTGATGGCATTAACGAGCACGCCCGCCCCCAGCAGGATGTCTTGATCCAGGACGGTGTCATCACCGCGACCGGCACGCGACTCACGGCACCGGCTGGCACGAAAGTACTCGATCTTGCCGACCACACCTGCCTGCCCGGGCTGATCGACATGCACACACACGTGGTTGAATCGCAGCAAGACACCAACGATTTGTACATTTATCTCACGCGTAACGAGACCGAAACCCTGGACCTCGCGCGGCCGCTTGCCCGGAAAACGTTACTGGCCGGCTTCACCTCGGTGCGCAATGTCGGCGTTTACTACGGTTGGACGAGCCGCAGCCTGCGGGACGAAATCAATCGCGGCGTAACGGTTGGCCCGCGCATGGACGTGGCCGGCTTTTACCTGACGATACCCGGCGGCGGTGGCGACCTGCTGTTACCGGATCTGGCAGAAAGCGATATCCCGGCTCACCTGCGGCTCGGTGTCGCGCGCGGAGCCGACCAGTTTCGGCAAAAAGCGCGGGAGGCCATCGAAGGCGGCGCGGACGTAATCAAGGTCATTGCTTCAGGTGCTGTTCTGGCCTATGGCGGCGTTCCCGGCGCGCCGGAAATGACCCCGGAAGAACTGCGTGCCGTGGTCGAGGTCGCAAACAAAGCCGGCGTGCCGGTGACTGCCCATGCCCACGGCGCGCAATCCATTAAGGATGCCATCCTCGCCGGCGTTACCACGATTGAGCATGCCTCGCTGATTGACGATGAAGGCATACGCCTGGCCATTGAGCACAACGTTGGCTTGTCGATGGACGTCTTCAATGGCGACTGGATAGCGACGGAAGGACGCCGCATGCAGTGGCCGGAAGAGTTCCTGCGCAAGAATGACGAAACCACGCTGATCCAGAGGCAAAATTTCCGCAAGGCACACGCGGCTGGCGCCCCGATCGTGTTCGGCTCGGATTCCGGCGTCTACCCGCACGGCATGAATCCACGGCAGTTTTCCTACATGGTCGAGTGGGGTATGAGCCCTATGGAAGCGATCAAGGCGGCCACCTCGATCGCGGCGAGTTACCTGAAGAACGGTGCGCGCGTTGGCGCGATTGAGCGCGGCCGACTGGGTGATGTTATTGCCGTCGCCGGCGATCCTTTGCGTGACATCAGCGTTCTGCAACACGTCGATACGGTGGTCATGGGCGGGCTCGTGTTCAAGGCGCCGGCAACGGACTAA